The genomic DNA AGCTGTGCTGCCTATAAAATGGATATAATAATCATAGATGACGGTTCCCAGGATAATACCGTGGATGTAGTAGAATCCACTGATGAATCAAGAAAAGGCCAAGTGATCCTACTCAAGCACGAGACCAATAAAGGCAAGGGCAGGTCTTTACTTACAGGATTTGAATATATATTAAAGCATGGCTATCAGGGAGTAATTACACTGGATGCAGATGGACAGCACGATGTAATGGAAATTCCCAATTTCATAAAAAAGATAGAATTGGACCACCCTGATATTATTGTAGGCAACAGGCTGGATCAAACCGGGGATATGCCCTTTATCAGGTTGGCCACCAATGTATTTACATCCTGGCTAATATCTCAGATTGGGGGCAAAAAGATAAAGGATGTCCAATGCGGTTACCGCTATATCAACAGCAAGGTATTGCAGCAGGTAAAAATTGAAACTGCTAATTTTGATACCGAACCTGAGATTTTACTCAAAGCCAGCTGGCTGGGCTTTAATATCCAGAATATTCCCATAAAAACTATTTACCACCAGGATTTTACAAGCTATGTAAATCCGGTTACTGATACCATCAAGTTTTTTAAGCTGGTATTTAGAAGCCTTAAACAAAAAAGAAAAGTGATGGCTTCAAAAAA from Actinomycetota bacterium includes the following:
- a CDS encoding glycosyltransferase family 2 protein, with the translated sequence MQLQKDIALLIPAYNEQKYIEGVIKSCAAYKMDIIIIDDGSQDNTVDVVESTDESRKGQVILLKHETNKGKGRSLLTGFEYILKHGYQGVITLDADGQHDVMEIPNFIKKIELDHPDIIVGNRLDQTGDMPFIRLATNVFTSWLISQIGGKKIKDVQCGYRYINSKVLQQVKIETANFDTEPEILLKASWLGFNIQNIPIKTIYHQDFTSYVNPVTDTIKFFKLVFRSLKQKRKVMASKKQGQVPI